From a single Fusobacterium ulcerans ATCC 49185 genomic region:
- a CDS encoding DUF2000 domain-containing protein, producing the protein MNDENSKCVIIVDEELPLGIIANTSSILGITLGKHIPELIGKDVQDDNNKNHLGIIKIPVPILKGNKNMIRELREKLYTSDFEDIITVDFSDVAQSCKTYDEFEEKLSKVHEKDMNYFGIALCGNKKKINKLTGSIPLLR; encoded by the coding sequence ATGAATGATGAAAACAGTAAATGTGTAATAATTGTAGATGAAGAACTTCCCTTAGGAATAATTGCAAATACATCTTCTATTCTTGGTATTACCCTTGGAAAGCATATTCCTGAATTAATAGGAAAAGATGTCCAAGATGATAATAACAAAAATCATCTAGGTATAATTAAAATTCCCGTTCCTATATTAAAAGGAAATAAAAATATGATACGTGAATTGAGAGAAAAACTCTATACTTCTGACTTTGAAGATATCATTACAGTGGACTTTTCTGATGTTGCACAAAGTTGTAAGACTTATGATGAATTTGAAGAAAAGCTTTCTAAAGTTCATGAAAAAGATATGAATTATTTTGGAATAGCTCTTTGTGGAAATAAGAAAAAAATAAATAAACTCACAGGGAGTATCCCACTCCTTCGTTAA
- a CDS encoding YcxB family protein has product MKRLRVCGAILAVICFWIAYLNIVKRRSSFEILVFVVMFFFSIAIYFIHMKVSRDMMKNTLAVHNGVHPESIFRFGEDIITLEEGKIFMEFDYNQIKKIYELKKLYVLMIGKQNGIIVRKDSFSVGTFHKFKEFIERKCKNIKK; this is encoded by the coding sequence ATGAAACGTTTGAGGGTATGTGGAGCCATTCTTGCAGTAATATGCTTTTGGATAGCATACTTAAACATTGTAAAAAGAAGAAGTAGTTTTGAGATACTTGTATTTGTAGTTATGTTTTTCTTTTCAATAGCTATATATTTTATTCATATGAAAGTAAGCAGAGATATGATGAAAAATACTCTTGCTGTACATAATGGAGTGCATCCAGAAAGTATCTTTCGCTTTGGAGAAGATATAATAACTCTTGAAGAAGGAAAAATCTTTATGGAATTTGATTACAATCAAATAAAGAAAATATATGAATTAAAAAAGCTCTATGTACTAATGATAGGAAAGCAGAATGGAATAATTGTAAGAAAAGATAGTTTTTCAGTAGGAACATTTCATAAATTCAAAGAATTTATAGAAAGAAAATGTAAAAACATTAAAAAATAA
- a CDS encoding carbohydrate kinase family protein, which produces MKKILCVGHSAYDITYLLPHFPVENRKYKAKDRIMVSGGPAGNAAYLLGKYGEKVSYITALGNDFYGKKILEDLNEVGVDTKNIVISNKLVTPCSIIIANEESGSRTIINYREEKPIDDFKMIYEKVPEIILYDGHELDIALKVHKEFPNAVSVLDAGTYKEGTLVIGEFVDYLVCSEDFAKDYCKMDKIEEKDFKYVLEKLEELNKNTVIVTLGERGSIMKKNGELLKFKAFKTKAVDTTGAGDIFHGAFVYGLSNNFSIEKNIEFASACASLSVEKLGGRNSIPELDEVEKRIKRG; this is translated from the coding sequence ATGAAAAAAATACTTTGTGTAGGACATTCAGCATATGATATAACATATCTGCTTCCTCACTTTCCAGTAGAAAATAGGAAATATAAAGCTAAAGACAGAATAATGGTAAGTGGAGGACCTGCAGGAAATGCTGCTTATCTTTTAGGAAAATATGGGGAGAAGGTTTCCTATATAACAGCTTTAGGAAATGATTTTTATGGGAAAAAAATACTGGAAGATCTCAATGAAGTAGGAGTAGATACTAAAAATATAGTTATATCAAATAAATTAGTTACACCATGCAGTATAATAATAGCTAATGAAGAAAGTGGTTCAAGAACAATAATAAACTACAGAGAAGAAAAACCTATAGATGATTTTAAAATGATATATGAAAAAGTACCAGAAATAATACTTTATGATGGTCATGAATTAGATATAGCTTTGAAAGTCCATAAAGAATTTCCAAATGCTGTATCAGTATTAGATGCAGGAACATATAAAGAAGGAACTTTAGTCATAGGAGAATTTGTAGATTATCTAGTGTGCTCAGAAGACTTTGCAAAAGACTACTGTAAAATGGATAAGATAGAAGAGAAAGATTTTAAATATGTTCTTGAAAAATTGGAAGAATTGAATAAGAATACTGTTATAGTAACTTTAGGGGAAAGAGGTTCTATAATGAAAAAAAATGGAGAGTTATTGAAATTCAAAGCTTTTAAAACTAAAGCAGTAGATACTACTGGAGCAGGAGATATTTTTCATGGAGCATTTGTTTATGGACTGAGCAATAATTTTTCAATTGAAAAAAATATAGAGTTTGCTTCTGCATGTGCTTCATTATCAGTAGAAAAGCTTGGTGGACGTAACTCAATACCTGAGTTAGATGAAGTTGAAAAAAGAATAAAGAGAGGATAA
- the pykF gene encoding pyruvate kinase PykF: MKKTKIVCTIGPKTESVETLKELLRTGMNMMRLNFSHGDHEEHGKRIQNFRQAKAETGIRAALLLDNKGPEIRTIKLEGGKDAVIVAGQDFTITTDKTVIGNNKIVAVTYEGLTTDLKAGDTVLIDDGLLEFTVKEVVGNEVRCVAVNNGELGENKGVNLPNVAVNLPALSEKDVNDMIFGCQQGIDYVAASFIRKADDVREVRRVLDENGGKDVQIISKIENQEGVDNFEEILELSDGIMVARGDLGVEIPVEDVPVAQKMMIDRCNAVGKVVITATQMLDSMIKNPRPTRAEVNDVANAILDGTDCVMLSGESAKGKYPIEAVSVMAKIAEKMDPLVTPRNKCKNEKVTITSAVAKGTAEVSEALGAKVIVVGTESGRAARDIRRYFPTATILAITNNERTANQLMLSRGVIPYVDGNSETLDSFFNLAERVTVELGLVTRGDIVVAICGESVFKRGTTNSVKVIEIK; encoded by the coding sequence TTGAAAAAGACAAAAATTGTTTGTACAATTGGACCAAAAACTGAATCAGTAGAAACTTTAAAAGAATTATTAAGAACTGGAATGAACATGATGAGATTAAACTTTTCTCATGGAGATCACGAAGAGCATGGGAAAAGAATTCAAAACTTTAGACAAGCAAAAGCAGAAACTGGAATCAGAGCAGCTTTATTATTAGATAACAAAGGGCCAGAAATTAGAACTATCAAACTTGAAGGTGGAAAAGATGCTGTAATAGTTGCAGGTCAAGATTTCACAATCACTACTGATAAAACTGTAATAGGAAACAATAAAATAGTTGCTGTCACTTATGAAGGACTTACAACTGACCTTAAAGCTGGGGATACTGTGCTTATTGATGATGGACTTCTTGAGTTCACTGTTAAAGAAGTAGTAGGAAATGAAGTAAGATGTGTTGCTGTAAACAATGGAGAATTAGGAGAGAATAAAGGTGTTAATCTTCCAAATGTTGCAGTTAATCTTCCAGCATTATCAGAAAAAGATGTAAATGATATGATATTTGGATGTCAGCAAGGAATCGACTATGTTGCAGCTTCATTTATCAGGAAAGCTGATGATGTAAGAGAAGTAAGAAGAGTACTTGATGAAAATGGTGGAAAAGACGTTCAAATTATTTCTAAAATAGAGAATCAAGAAGGAGTAGACAACTTTGAAGAAATTCTTGAACTATCTGATGGTATCATGGTAGCAAGAGGAGATCTTGGAGTAGAAATTCCTGTAGAAGATGTACCAGTAGCCCAAAAAATGATGATTGATAGATGTAATGCAGTTGGAAAAGTGGTTATTACAGCTACTCAAATGCTTGACTCTATGATTAAAAACCCAAGACCTACAAGAGCAGAAGTAAATGATGTTGCTAATGCAATTCTTGATGGAACAGATTGTGTAATGCTTTCTGGAGAATCAGCAAAAGGAAAATATCCAATAGAAGCTGTTTCAGTAATGGCTAAAATAGCAGAAAAAATGGATCCATTAGTGACTCCAAGAAATAAATGTAAAAATGAAAAAGTAACTATAACTTCAGCTGTTGCAAAAGGAACTGCAGAAGTAAGTGAAGCTTTGGGAGCAAAAGTTATAGTTGTAGGAACTGAATCAGGAAGAGCTGCAAGAGATATCAGAAGATATTTTCCAACAGCAACTATACTTGCAATTACTAATAATGAAAGAACAGCAAATCAATTGATGCTTTCTAGAGGAGTTATTCCATATGTAGATGGAAACTCAGAAACTCTTGATTCATTCTTTAATCTAGCTGAAAGAGTAACAGTTGAGTTAGGATTAGTAACTAGAGGAGATATAGTAGTTGCTATTTGTGGAGAAAGTGTATTCAAAAGAGGAACTACTAACTCTGTAAAAGTAATTGAAATAAAATAA
- a CDS encoding aspartate dehydrogenase domain-containing protein: MAKVGFLGCGKIGKSMVEHIKKKGTHQITFIQDPFLKCEGELKEKIIAKGLDSFYEGTDLIIESATADVLKENIELILKYSNLLVLSVTAFSDDNFVTKVKDLCNKYKRHIYFPHGAILGMDGLFDARSIINSVTIETIKNPKSLGRDDAERTIVYEGTTREACQLYPRNVNVHATVALSGIGFDKTYSRIISDPAVTTNTHNICIKGDGISFTLNISSFSTGGVTGFYTPISACGSLDRILGGDEYYKFV, encoded by the coding sequence GTGGCAAAAGTAGGTTTTTTAGGATGTGGTAAAATTGGAAAAAGTATGGTGGAACACATTAAGAAAAAAGGAACTCATCAAATAACTTTTATACAGGATCCTTTCTTAAAATGTGAAGGTGAATTAAAAGAAAAAATTATTGCCAAAGGGCTAGATTCATTTTATGAAGGAACAGATTTAATAATAGAATCAGCTACTGCTGATGTTCTCAAAGAAAATATAGAATTGATATTGAAATATTCAAACCTGTTAGTATTATCAGTAACAGCTTTTAGTGATGACAACTTTGTAACTAAAGTAAAAGACTTATGTAATAAATATAAAAGACATATATATTTTCCTCATGGAGCAATATTAGGAATGGATGGTCTTTTTGATGCTCGTTCTATTATTAATAGTGTAACTATTGAAACTATAAAAAATCCTAAAAGTCTAGGACGTGATGATGCTGAAAGAACAATTGTATATGAAGGAACTACAAGAGAAGCATGCCAGCTTTATCCAAGAAATGTTAATGTTCATGCTACTGTAGCATTATCAGGAATTGGCTTTGATAAAACATACTCAAGAATAATATCAGATCCAGCTGTTACTACTAACACTCACAATATATGTATAAAAGGAGATGGAATTTCATTTACTCTGAATATAAGCAGTTTTTCAACTGGAGGAGTAACAGGATTTTACACACCTATATCTGCTTGTGGAAGTTTGGATAGAATACTAGGTGGAGATGAATATTATAAATTTGTATAA
- a CDS encoding tetratricopeptide repeat protein, giving the protein MELKNRFGSIFYVVLLLLSFGSSSFAAKNIKNQVTQGNYYYEEGNYEEAEKYWKIAADQGDIDAQYALGILYEDTGRTEFSEKYYKMAAIQGDKDAQYNLGVLYDDQGNYKEAEKYYKMAAVQGDKDAQYNLGCMYDEQKNFDEAEKYYKMAAEHGDRGAQYNLGCMYDDMKKYDLAEKYYKMSADQGDVDAQYNLGLLYKNQKKYTLAEKYWKVASDQGDLEAQNNLGILYEEQKKYDLAEKFYKMAADEGLKDAQYNLGLFYSDHEKKDLSKMYKEMAENNKN; this is encoded by the coding sequence TTGGAATTAAAAAATAGATTTGGAAGTATTTTTTATGTTGTTCTCCTGCTATTAAGTTTTGGAAGTAGTAGTTTTGCAGCAAAAAATATAAAAAACCAAGTAACTCAAGGAAATTATTATTATGAAGAAGGAAATTATGAGGAAGCAGAAAAATATTGGAAAATAGCAGCAGATCAGGGAGATATAGATGCTCAGTATGCCTTAGGAATATTGTATGAAGATACTGGAAGGACTGAATTTTCTGAAAAATACTATAAAATGGCTGCAATACAAGGAGATAAAGATGCTCAATATAATTTGGGAGTTTTATATGATGATCAGGGGAATTATAAAGAGGCAGAAAAATACTATAAGATGGCTGCAGTGCAAGGAGATAAAGATGCTCAATATAATCTAGGGTGTATGTATGATGAACAGAAAAATTTTGATGAAGCAGAAAAATATTATAAAATGGCCGCAGAACATGGAGATAGAGGAGCTCAATATAATTTAGGATGTATGTATGATGATATGAAAAAATATGATTTAGCAGAAAAATATTATAAGATGTCTGCTGATCAAGGAGATGTGGATGCTCAGTATAATTTGGGGCTTTTATATAAAAATCAGAAAAAATATACTCTTGCAGAAAAATATTGGAAAGTTGCTTCAGATCAAGGGGATTTAGAAGCTCAAAATAATCTTGGTATACTCTATGAAGAACAGAAAAAATATGATTTAGCAGAAAAATTTTATAAAATGGCAGCAGATGAAGGACTAAAAGATGCTCAGTACAACTTAGGACTTTTCTATTCAGATCATGAAAAGAAAGATCTCTCTAAAATGTACAAAGAAATGGCAGAAAATAATAAAAATTAG
- a CDS encoding MurR/RpiR family transcriptional regulator: MTIEEKAYSTKLTKNEKKVLEYILQNLERACYMTSNEIAKELKLGDTSVIRMAKSLGFSGYGEFKKKLALETLEKRYQKINNHLPFEKITITNSIDLKQIPELVFQNIQNNISKDQNRNEVEKYIETAKKIICAKKKYIAGFRNTYGIANYFTTILSHVIPEVIHLNAHEGFEDQAIDMDENDILILFTLPRYSQNALQVHKIAKEHKCPVIVITNQLISPVTEGAAYVLVHSVDSLSFANSIVGVTLTVEILVSLISKLAGENGKKRLEKLDEYMSETGMY, from the coding sequence ATGACAATTGAAGAGAAAGCCTATAGCACCAAACTTACCAAAAATGAAAAAAAAGTTCTGGAGTACATACTTCAAAATTTGGAAAGAGCTTGCTATATGACATCTAATGAAATAGCAAAAGAATTAAAACTGGGAGATACTTCAGTTATAAGAATGGCAAAATCTCTTGGATTTTCAGGATATGGAGAATTTAAAAAGAAACTGGCTTTGGAAACCTTAGAAAAAAGATATCAAAAAATAAATAACCATCTGCCTTTTGAAAAAATAACAATTACAAATTCGATAGATTTAAAACAAATACCTGAATTGGTATTTCAAAATATACAGAATAATATTTCAAAGGATCAAAATAGAAATGAAGTTGAAAAGTATATAGAAACAGCTAAAAAAATAATATGTGCAAAGAAAAAGTATATAGCTGGTTTTCGTAATACTTATGGAATTGCTAATTATTTTACAACCATCTTATCACATGTTATCCCTGAAGTTATACATCTTAATGCTCATGAGGGATTTGAAGATCAGGCTATAGACATGGATGAAAATGATATACTGATACTTTTTACTCTACCTCGTTATTCACAAAATGCTTTGCAAGTGCACAAAATAGCAAAGGAACATAAATGTCCTGTAATTGTGATTACTAACCAGCTGATATCTCCAGTAACAGAAGGTGCTGCTTACGTCTTAGTACATAGTGTAGATTCTCTAAGTTTTGCTAATTCTATAGTTGGAGTAACACTGACTGTTGAAATATTAGTCAGTCTTATAAGTAAGCTTGCAGGAGAAAATGGGAAAAAAAGACTTGAAAAGTTGGATGAATACATGTCAGAAACTGGAATGTATTGA
- a CDS encoding pirin family protein, giving the protein MERKIKTQVKGFKTQDGAGVNLVRVLGHKTVNDYDPILMLDSFDSTNPDDYTAGFPLHPHRGIETISYIYKGKMIHKDSLGNEDMIEDGEVQWMTAGSGILHEEKLPAVKQMLGIQLWLNLSAKDKMVPPAYHSIKNHEIEEIIFENGKLRLLAGKYGDKKGYQSKYLPLDYYDIHLESNTSFTINTDREASVMLFLLSGNAYIGDVLVEEKTAVKLTEGDYVKIQADSGYTQVLFISSTSLNEAISWGGPIVMNTKAELQQAFKDLEEGTFLKENINYEED; this is encoded by the coding sequence ATGGAAAGAAAAATCAAAACACAGGTAAAAGGTTTCAAAACACAAGATGGTGCAGGAGTAAATTTGGTTAGAGTACTTGGACATAAAACTGTAAATGATTATGATCCAATATTAATGCTCGATTCATTTGATAGTACCAATCCAGATGACTATACAGCAGGATTTCCTCTTCATCCACACAGAGGAATAGAAACTATAAGTTATATATATAAAGGGAAAATGATTCATAAAGATAGTTTAGGGAATGAAGACATGATTGAAGATGGTGAAGTCCAATGGATGACTGCAGGTTCTGGAATCTTGCATGAAGAGAAGCTTCCAGCAGTAAAACAAATGCTTGGAATTCAATTATGGCTTAACTTATCTGCTAAAGATAAAATGGTTCCTCCAGCATATCATAGTATAAAAAATCATGAAATTGAGGAAATTATTTTTGAAAATGGGAAATTAAGATTACTTGCTGGAAAATATGGAGATAAAAAGGGATATCAAAGTAAATATTTGCCTTTAGATTATTATGATATTCATCTAGAATCTAATACTTCTTTTACTATTAATACAGATAGAGAAGCTTCAGTTATGTTATTTTTACTTTCAGGTAATGCATATATTGGAGATGTACTAGTAGAAGAAAAAACAGCAGTAAAACTAACAGAAGGAGATTATGTTAAAATTCAAGCAGATTCTGGATATACACAAGTACTTTTCATAAGCTCTACTAGCTTAAATGAGGCTATCAGTTGGGGGGGACCAATTGTAATGAATACTAAGGCTGAGCTTCAGCAGGCATTTAAAGATTTAGAAGAAGGAACTTTTTTGAAAGAAAATATAAATTATGAAGAAGATTAA
- a CDS encoding DMT family transporter, translating to MNNKNTLGHISAILTVLIWGTTFISTKVLLAHFTPIEILFFRFTLGFIALLLIYPHKLVLTDKKQEKLFMLAGLCGVTLYFLFENIALTYSFASNIGVIVSISPFITGILTHFFLKQEKLKLTFFLGFFVSISGVALISFNGSTVLKLNPIGDILAVLAAATWSVYSIVTKKISDYQYNTIQVTRRIFFYGLIFMLPALFFFDFRLGMERFRNPLVLFNILFLGFGASAVCFVTWNLSLKLLGVLKTSVYIYAVPVITVAFSAFILKEKITPVAMFGTFLTLAGLFISENRLSLKKGEKNE from the coding sequence ATGAATAACAAAAACACTTTAGGGCATATTTCTGCTATTCTTACAGTACTTATATGGGGAACTACTTTTATTTCTACAAAGGTTCTTCTTGCACACTTTACGCCTATTGAAATATTATTTTTTCGTTTCACTCTAGGATTTATTGCATTACTCCTTATATATCCTCACAAGCTGGTTCTTACAGATAAAAAACAGGAAAAATTATTTATGTTGGCTGGATTATGTGGAGTTACACTATATTTTCTTTTTGAAAATATAGCTTTAACTTATTCCTTTGCCTCTAATATAGGAGTTATTGTTTCTATATCTCCTTTTATTACAGGGATACTTACTCACTTTTTTTTAAAACAGGAAAAGTTAAAACTAACTTTCTTTCTTGGATTTTTTGTTTCTATTTCAGGAGTAGCTCTTATCAGTTTTAATGGAAGTACTGTTTTAAAACTTAATCCTATTGGAGATATTCTTGCTGTATTAGCAGCAGCTACATGGTCTGTTTATTCTATAGTTACCAAAAAAATAAGTGATTACCAGTACAATACAATTCAGGTAACAAGAAGAATTTTTTTCTATGGACTGATATTTATGCTTCCTGCTCTTTTCTTTTTTGATTTTCGTTTAGGAATGGAAAGGTTTAGAAATCCTCTTGTCCTATTTAATATATTGTTCTTGGGATTTGGAGCTTCTGCTGTATGCTTTGTTACCTGGAATCTTTCTCTAAAGCTTTTAGGAGTACTGAAAACAAGTGTATATATCTATGCTGTTCCAGTTATAACAGTAGCTTTTTCAGCTTTTATACTCAAAGAAAAAATAACTCCTGTTGCTATGTTTGGAACTTTTCTCACACTGGCTGGATTATTTATTTCAGAAAATAGACTTAGTTTGAAAAAAGGAGAAAAAAATGAATGA
- the eno gene encoding phosphopyruvate hydratase: MTRIVDVVAREILDSRGNPTVEVDVVLECGAKGRAAVPSGASTGAYEAVELRDNDKSRYLGKGVLTAVNNVNTEIKEAILGMDALDQVGIDTAMIELDGTPNKGRLGANAILGVSLALAKAAAEALGMPLYKYLGGVNTKELPLPMMNILNGGSHADSAVDVQEFMIQPVGAKSFKEAMRMGCEIFHKLGKLLKANGDSTNVGNEGGYAPAKINGTEGALDLMIEAIKKSGYEPGKDITFAIDAASSEFCKEVAPGKFEYHFKREGGVTRTSEEMVEWYTELVNKYPIKSIEDGLGEDDWDGWAKLTAAIGDRVQIVGDDLFVTNTERLKKGIELKSANSILIKLNQIGSLTETLDAIEMAKRAGMTAVVSHRSGETEDATIADIAVATNAGQIKTGSTSRTDRMAKYNQLLRIEDELGSTAQYKGLDVFYNLSK, encoded by the coding sequence ATGACAAGAATAGTAGATGTAGTAGCAAGAGAAATACTTGATTCAAGAGGAAATCCTACAGTAGAAGTAGATGTAGTGTTAGAATGTGGAGCAAAAGGAAGAGCAGCAGTTCCATCAGGAGCTTCAACAGGAGCTTATGAGGCTGTTGAATTAAGAGATAATGATAAATCAAGATATTTAGGAAAAGGTGTTCTTACAGCTGTAAATAATGTAAACACTGAAATCAAAGAAGCTATATTAGGAATGGATGCATTAGATCAAGTAGGAATTGATACTGCTATGATCGAATTAGATGGAACTCCAAATAAAGGAAGATTAGGAGCAAATGCTATACTAGGTGTATCTTTAGCACTAGCTAAAGCAGCAGCAGAAGCATTAGGAATGCCTCTATATAAATATTTAGGAGGAGTAAATACTAAAGAATTACCTCTTCCAATGATGAATATTCTTAATGGAGGATCTCATGCTGATTCAGCTGTAGATGTTCAAGAATTCATGATTCAACCAGTTGGAGCAAAGAGTTTTAAAGAAGCTATGAGAATGGGATGTGAAATATTCCATAAGCTAGGAAAACTTCTTAAAGCTAATGGAGATTCTACAAATGTAGGAAATGAAGGAGGATACGCTCCTGCTAAAATAAACGGAACTGAAGGAGCTTTAGATCTTATGATTGAAGCTATCAAGAAATCTGGATATGAGCCAGGAAAAGATATCACTTTCGCAATAGATGCTGCATCAAGTGAATTCTGTAAAGAAGTAGCACCAGGAAAATTTGAATACCACTTCAAAAGAGAAGGTGGAGTTACTAGAACTTCTGAAGAAATGGTTGAATGGTATACAGAATTAGTAAATAAATATCCAATTAAATCTATCGAAGATGGATTAGGAGAAGATGACTGGGATGGTTGGGCAAAATTAACTGCTGCAATTGGAGACAGAGTTCAAATAGTTGGAGATGACTTATTTGTAACTAATACTGAAAGACTTAAAAAAGGAATAGAACTAAAATCTGCTAACTCTATTCTTATCAAATTAAATCAAATTGGATCATTAACTGAAACTCTAGATGCTATTGAAATGGCAAAAAGAGCTGGAATGACTGCTGTTGTTTCTCACAGATCTGGTGAAACTGAAGATGCAACAATAGCTGATATAGCTGTTGCAACAAATGCAGGACAAATCAAAACTGGTTCAACTTCTAGAACTGACAGAATGGCTAAATATAACCAATTACTAAGAATAGAAGATGAATTAGGATCTACAGCTCAATACAAAGGACTTGACGTTTTTTATAACCTTTCAAAATAG
- a CDS encoding ketose-bisphosphate aldolase gives MKKYSFKELGLENTRDMFKRANESGYSIPAFNFANLEQLQAILDACVEAESDVIIQISASARTYIGKEQLPLLVKGAIDEIRAKGSKIAVALNLDHGKGQDLIKDCLDYGFSSVMIDASKYDFEKNIELTKEIVELAKDYDASVEGEIGVIHGTEDEHSADESAFTKPIEAVEFIKRTGVDSLAIAIGTAHGAHKFKVGEDPKLRLDILEAIKKEIGSFPIVLHGSSSVPQDYIKKFKEFGGEVKDAIGIPDEELRKASKSIVTKINVDTDGRLVFTSALREYFAENPKEMDLKKYLDYARNEMKNFYIKKINSVFKTK, from the coding sequence ATGAAAAAATATAGTTTTAAAGAACTTGGACTTGAAAATACAAGAGATATGTTTAAAAGAGCTAATGAGAGTGGATATTCTATACCAGCATTTAACTTTGCAAATCTGGAACAGCTTCAAGCTATACTAGATGCATGTGTAGAAGCTGAAAGTGATGTTATAATTCAAATATCAGCAAGTGCAAGAACATATATAGGAAAAGAACAGCTTCCTCTTTTAGTAAAAGGAGCAATAGATGAAATAAGAGCAAAGGGATCAAAGATAGCAGTAGCACTGAATCTTGATCATGGGAAAGGTCAGGATTTAATCAAAGACTGTCTTGATTATGGATTTTCATCTGTAATGATAGATGCTTCGAAATATGATTTTGAAAAAAATATAGAGTTAACTAAAGAAATAGTAGAACTTGCAAAAGATTATGATGCTTCTGTAGAAGGAGAAATTGGTGTTATTCATGGAACAGAAGATGAACATTCTGCTGATGAAAGTGCATTTACAAAACCTATTGAAGCTGTAGAATTTATAAAAAGGACAGGGGTAGATTCTCTTGCTATTGCAATAGGAACTGCTCATGGAGCACATAAGTTTAAAGTAGGAGAAGATCCTAAATTAAGACTTGATATACTTGAAGCTATTAAAAAAGAGATAGGAAGTTTCCCAATTGTTCTTCATGGATCATCTTCAGTGCCTCAAGATTATATTAAAAAGTTCAAAGAATTTGGTGGAGAAGTAAAAGATGCAATTGGAATACCAGATGAAGAATTAAGAAAAGCATCTAAATCAATAGTTACAAAAATCAATGTAGATACAGATGGACGACTTGTTTTCACAAGTGCATTGAGAGAATATTTTGCTGAGAATCCAAAAGAAATGGACTTAAAAAAATACCTTGATTATGCTAGAAATGAAATGAAAAATTTTTATATAAAGAAAATTAATTCTGTATTTAAAACTAAATAA
- a CDS encoding threonine ammonia-lyase, with the protein MLRLEQIKEAQVRISEYTIKTPIIRMEVLDELLGCKVYLKAECMQKTNSFKIRGALNKMLTMSEDELKAGVVAASSGNHGKGVAFVTKLLGVKATIVVPDNAPKIKVDGIKSFGAEVVQCPYDERHNVANALSKEYGYSIVHPYDDYAIMAGQGTIGMEIMEQLPDVDYVVVPIGGGGLISGISTAVKEISSSVTTIGIEPECMCRYTKSFAAGERVLLQAQHSIADAILTLTPGEKPYPVVKKYVDKIITVKEEDITQGSIKLLTIGKIMAEFSSAIGIAAALKGALPVEKESKVCFVISGGNIDLEAIVKEI; encoded by the coding sequence ATGCTCAGACTAGAACAGATAAAAGAAGCTCAAGTAAGGATATCAGAATATACGATTAAAACTCCAATAATAAGAATGGAAGTTTTAGATGAACTTCTTGGATGTAAAGTGTATCTTAAAGCTGAATGTATGCAGAAAACAAATTCTTTCAAGATAAGAGGGGCACTTAATAAGATGCTGACTATGTCTGAAGATGAATTGAAAGCTGGAGTTGTAGCAGCTTCATCTGGCAATCATGGAAAAGGAGTTGCATTTGTTACAAAATTATTAGGAGTAAAAGCTACTATAGTTGTTCCTGACAATGCTCCTAAAATTAAAGTTGATGGAATTAAATCTTTTGGAGCAGAGGTAGTACAGTGTCCATATGACGAACGTCATAATGTAGCCAATGCCTTAAGCAAAGAATATGGATATTCTATAGTTCACCCATATGATGATTATGCTATTATGGCTGGGCAGGGAACTATTGGGATGGAAATTATGGAACAGCTTCCTGATGTAGATTATGTGGTCGTTCCAATAGGTGGAGGCGGACTTATCAGTGGTATTTCAACTGCTGTGAAAGAAATTTCTTCATCTGTTACTACTATTGGAATAGAACCAGAATGTATGTGCAGATACACCAAAAGTTTTGCTGCTGGAGAACGGGTTCTTCTTCAAGCACAACATTCTATTGCTGATGCTATTCTTACCCTTACTCCAGGAGAAAAACCATATCCAGTAGTAAAAAAATATGTAGATAAAATTATTACAGTGAAAGAAGAAGATATAACTCAAGGAAGTATCAAACTTCTTACTATTGGAAAAATAATGGCTGAGTTTTCTTCAGCTATTGGTATAGCTGCTGCTCTTAAAGGAGCACTTCCTGTTGAAAAAGAATCAAAAGTATGTTTTGTAATATCAGGAGGAAATATAGATCTAGAAGCAATAGTAAAAGAGATATAA